The Lepisosteus oculatus isolate fLepOcu1 chromosome 4, fLepOcu1.hap2, whole genome shotgun sequence genome window below encodes:
- the LOC102683799 gene encoding protein SSUH2 homolog isoform X2: MVTPQAPNFEGAVAPPAMFDSVPGYEGTGIGSGGKFLPPPNPGPINPGTEPPPSQKEWNIPSISEETARSAFVSYASSKCCYSSTPAKQAVFSSLEAHNTYRYRLETFTESRSTEWAHEPYHGQPVDAYTQPAPGPWDIPVQAPALFTDSSYQVKVPYTSSVKGCHACIEMGRVPCKQCAGAGNKQCWVCHGSGCRLGGNMCSQCNGRGYEDCTFCGGQGTEPCNICSGSRQLLVYIKLTVKWTNNTSVHIGVQQSGFPADSFSKVSGNVIFVDSQYMVYPVTGFPDPSICQASQSLVREHQTQYSTSSRVLQQRQTIDLIPVTKVNYTWDGKAYSYFVYGVENKVKTDDYPAKCCCTVM, encoded by the exons ATGGTTACCCCACAGGCGCCAAATTTCGAAGGAGCAGTTGCTCCACCTGCGATGTTTGATAGTGTTCCTGGCTATGAAGGAACTGGAATAGGAAGTGGTG GTAAATTTCTTCCTCCACCCAACCCTGGGCCTATTAACCCTGGAACAGAACCTCCACCATCTCAGAAAGAGTGGAA CATTCCATCAATCTCTGAAGAGACTGCTCGCTCTGCATTTGTGTCATACGCTTCCAGTAAGTGCTGTTACAGCTCAACTCCAGCAAAGCAAGCGGTATTCAGCAGTCTTGAAGCACACAACACATACAGA TATCGCTTAGAAACCTTCACTGAATCCAGGTCAACGGAATGGGCCCATGAACCATACCATG GCCAGCCTGTAGATGCCTATACTCAGCCTGCTCCTGGACCATGGGATATTCCAGTACAGGCCCCTGCTCTGTTTACTGATAGCAGTTATCAGGTCAAAGTCCCATACACCTCCTCTGTCAAG ggaTGTCACGCCTGCATAGAAATGGGTAGAGTTCCATGTAAACAGTGTGCTGGAGCTGGAAAT AAACAGTGCTGGGTGTGTCATGGCTCAGGGTGTCGTCTTGGGGGAAATATGTGCTCCCAGTGCAATGGCAGGGGATATGAGGA CTGCACGTTTTGTGGAGGCCAAGGAACAGAACCATGCAACATTTGCTCAGGAAGTCGGCAGCTCCTGGTCTACATTAAACTCACAGTAAAATG GACAAACAACACTTCAGTTCATATTGGAGTACAGCAGAGTGGGTTTCCAGCAGACTCCTTCAGCAAAGTGTCTGGAAATGTGATCTTTGTGGACTCTCAGTACATG GTGTATCCTGTGACAGGTTTCCCAGACCCGTCTATTTGTCAGGCGTCTCAGTCATTAGTGAGAGAACACCAAACGCAATACTCCACATCATCTCGCGTTCTTCAACAG cGACAGACCATTGACCTGATTCCTGTCACTAAAGTGAATTACACATGGGATGGAAAAGCCTACAGTTACTTTGTCTATGGCGTGGAGAATAAAGTCAAAACAGATGACTACCCAGCCAAGTGCTGCTGCACAGTAATGTAG
- the LOC102683587 gene encoding protein SSUH2 homolog isoform X2, with the protein MMPKMQELMQDQASQRLLDHQPRLQQQWILFQDMKELEQEGVTFPHHTLGTCQFKCQLPSLLKHPGKFLPSVKVLLRKPSLSMLPVSVAIALNLLKRWCLPIYRLTIPLGTDSRRLLNPDQQTGIVSLTMVADAYCGVAPKPWDIPVTTPALFKDNTKALKVPFTSSVKGCHTCLGLGLTACRHCVSSGWIQCSGCQGSGTRFSSDRCITCSGRGRVRCSYCSGRGSHQCKTCSGKGKLLCFIKLTVKWKNNVKEYAVDTRSGFPMDQIFSVSGEKVFSDTHPLVSPIRGFPADKINEASENSVREHFAQFSSSCRIMQQRQTIELVPITRVHYIWKENANFFFVYGNEHKVYTDDYPATCCCTLL; encoded by the exons ATGATGCCCAAAATGCAG GAGCTAATGCAGGACCAGGCCAGCCAGAGGCTGTTAGACCATCAGCCCCGCCTTCAGCAACAATGGATACTGTTCCAGGATATGAAGGAATTGGAGCAGGAGGGGGTG ACCTTCCCCCACCATACCCTGGGGACGTGCCAGTTCAAATGCCAACTCCCCAGCCTCTTGAAGCACCCTGGCA AATTCCTTCCATCAGTGAAAGTGTTGCTCAGGAAGCCTTCATTAAGTATGCTTCCAGTAAGTGTTGCTATAGCACTAAACCTGCTAAAGAGATGGTGTTTACCGATTTACAGGCTCACAATACCTTTAGG TACCGACTCGAGACGTTTACTGAATCCAGATCAACAAACTGGGATAGTGAGCCTTACAATG GTGGCGGATGCTTACTGTGGAGTGGCTCCAAAGCCGTGGGACATTCCTGTTACAACCCCTGCACTCTTTAAGGACAACACAAAAGCTCTGAAAGTGCCCTTCACATCGTCTGTCAAG GGATGCCATACCTGTCTGGGACTGGGCCTGACTGCCTGCAGACACTGTGTGTCATCTGGATGG ATTCAGTGCAGTGGGTGTCAAGGTTCAGGGACGCGCTTTTCTTCCGATAGATGCATTACCTGCAGCGGCAGGGGGCGAGTCCG gtgCTCATATTGTTCTGGAAGGGGATCACACCAGTGTAAGACTTGCAGTGGAAAAGGGAAGCTTCTGTGCTTTATCAAGCTAACAGTGAAATG GAAAAACAATGTGAAAGAATATGCAGTGGACACTCGGTCAGGCTTCCCAATGGATCAAATATTCAGTGTTTCTGGAGAAAAAGTCTTCTCTGATACACATCCACTG GTGAGTCCTATCAGGGGTTTTCCCGCGGATAAAATTAACGAGGCCTCAGAAAATTCGGTGAGAGAGCACTTTGCCCAGTTCTCATCATCCTGCCGTATCATGCAACAG aGACAAACCATTGAACTGGTTCCCATCACACGTGTCCACTACATCTGGAAAGAAAATGCTAATTTCTTCTTTGTATATGGAAATGAGCATAAGGTCTACACAGATGACTACCCTGCAACATGCTGCTGCACTCTGTTATAA
- the cand2 gene encoding cullin-associated NEDD8-dissociated protein 2 → MASVTYHISNLLEKMTSTDKDFRFMATNDLMMELQKDSIKLDEDSEKKVVAMLLRLLEDKNGEVQNLAVKCLGPLVSKVKEYQVETIVDTLCSNMLSDKEQLRDTSSMGLKTVIAELPPSSSGSALTANVCKKITTQLTSTIGKTEDVSIQLEALDILSDMLSRLSGTLMIFHPSILSSLLPQLTSPRLAVRKRGIIALSHLVPSCSSPVFTQLMDHLLAELTRNASTSTTRTYIQCVAAISRQAGHRVGEHLEKLIPAVVKYCNVEDDELREYCFQAFEAFVRRCPKEVSPHIPTIIKLCLKYITYDPNYNYDNDEEEDESMDTENGEDEDQGTDEEYSDDDDMSWKVRRSSMKCLEAVVSTRHDMLQELYRTVSPALVARFKEREENVKSDIFQAYISLLKQARPLQGWLQGSDPGGKEDPSLAILKKQVPNIVKALHKQLKEKSIKSRQGCFNLLTELANALPGALGDHIPSLIPGIMYSLTDKSSSSNMKIDALSFLNVLLGTHPPEVFHSHIKLILPPVVACIGDPFYKITSEALLVTQQLVKVIRPLEKPSTFDAKPYVKDLFSSTLKRLKATDIDQEVKERAISCMGQLVCNLGDQLEDDLQPTLQIFLERLKNEITRLTVVKMLTIIAASPLKINLRPILVEAIPILASFLRKNQRALKLSTLMALDLIIKNYNDSLKPAMIQSILNELPPLIGESDMHISQVAITLLTSLAKVCPSSLFKIGGSVLSEVFYLVHSPLLQGGALNAILDFFQVLVVTKTSNMGFNELMKELTGPFYGPQQSDVHAVMHRQSYYSVAKCVAALCSTCPKEATGMVGNFIQDVKSTKTSDSVKILAFLCLAEVGRTMNLGGQKELKTVILEAFSSSNEEVKSSASYALGNVCVGNLNEYLPFMLKEIGSQPKRQYLLLHSLKDVISSSSANSLKPYVEEIWALLFKHCECAEEGTRNVVAECLGKLTLVNPSQLLPRLKRQLSSGSPHARSTVVTAIKFTIVDHPLPIDSLLMDCIGDFLKTLQDPDLNVRRVALVMFNSAAHNKPSLIRNLLGAVLPHLYHETQTRKDLIREVEMGPFKHTVDDGLDVRKAAFECMYTLLDSCLDCLDIFEFLNHVEDGLKDHYDIRMLTFIMLTRLCTLCPSAVMQRLDRLVEPLRATCTAKVKSGSVKQEFEKQDELKRSAMRAVAALLTIHEVEKSPVMAEFTAQIRASSEMASIFESIQRDTTASSVTETMDTS, encoded by the exons attCATGGCCACCAATGACTTGATGATGGAGCTCCAGAAAGACTCCATCAAGCTAGATGAAGACAGTGAGAAGAAGGTGGTTGCGATGCTCCTGAGGCTGCTGGAAGATAAGAATGGAGAGGTTCAGAACCTTGCAGTCAAATG CTTGGGCCCACTGGTGAGTAAGGTGAAAGAATACCAGGTGGAGACCATTGTGGACACGCTGTGTTCCAACATGCTTTCAGATAAAGAGCAACTACGAGACACTTCAAGTATGGGCCTGAAAACAGTCATTGCTGAGCTTCCTCCATCCTCCAGTG GGTCTGCTCTGACAGCAAATGTGTGTAAGAAAATAACAACACAGCTGACATCAACCATTGGGAAAACAGAGGATGTGTCCATACAGCTGGAGGCACTGGATATCCTCTCAGACATGCTGAGCAG GCTGAGTGGGACCCTCATGATCTTCCACCCTTCCATTCTGAGCAGCCTGCTGCCCCAGCTCACCAGCCCCCGCCTGGCAGTGAGGAAGCGGGGCATCATTGCTCTCAGCCACCTGGtccccagctgcagcagtccTGTCTTCACCCAGCTCATGGATCACCTGCTGGCCGAGCTCACCCGAAACGCCTCCACCTCCACCACACGTACCTACATCCAGTGTGTGGCTGCCATCAGCAGGCAGGCCGGCCACAGAGTGG GGGAACACCTCGAGAAACTTATCCCGGCCGTGGTGAAGTACTGTAATGTGGAGGATGATGAACTGAGAGAGTATTGCTTCCAGGCCTTTGAGGCATTTGTCCGAAG GTGCCCAAAGGAAGTGTCTCCCCATATCCCAACCATCATCAAACTGTGTCTCAAGTACATCACCTATGACCCCAACTACAACTATGACAACGATGAGGAAGAGGACGAGTCAATGGATACTGAAAATGGGGAAGATGAAGATCAAG GGACAGACGAAGAGTACAGCGACGACGACGACATGAGCTGGAAAGTGCGGCGCTCCTCGATGAAGTGTCTGGAGGCGGTGGTGAGCACGCGTCACGACATGCTGCAGGAGCTTTACCGGACTGTGTCCCCAGCCCTGGTGGCCCGCTTCAAGGAGCGCGAGGAGAACGTCAAGAGCGATATCTTCCAGGCCTACATCTCCCTTCTGAAGCAGGCCCGGCCCCTGCAGGGCTGGCTGCAGGGATCTGACCCCGGAGGCAAGGAGGATCCCTCTCTGGCTATACTGAAGAAACAG GTTCCAAACATTGTGAAGGCCTTACACAaacaactgaaagaaaaaagtatCAAGTCCAGACAAGGCTGCTTCAATCTGCTTACAGAACTGGCAAATGCATTACCCGGAGCTTTGGGTGACCATATTCCATCTCTGATCCCTG GGATTATGTATTCACTGACTGACAAGTCCAGTTCCTCCAACATGAAAATTGATGCTCTGTCCTTCCTCAATGTTCTCCTTGGTACTCATCCTCCTGAGGTTTTTCATTCTCATATCAAGCTCATCCTCCCTCCAGTGGTTGCCTGCATCGGCGATCCCTTTTACAAGATCACATCCGAGGCTCTTCTGGTGACTCAGCAGCTTGTGAAAGTCATCCGGCCTTTGGAAAAACCCTCCACTTTTGACGCCAAGCCCTATGTGAAAGACTTGTTTTCCAGCACTTTAAAGAGACTGAAAGCGACAGATATTGACCAAGAGGTCAAGGAAAGAGCCATCTCTTGCATGGGACAGCTGGTGTGCAACCTTGGAGACCAACTAGAAGATGACCTCCAGCCCACTCTTCAGATCTTTCTTGAACGACTCAAAAATGAGATAACTAGATTGACTGTGGTGAAGATGCTTACCATAATTGCAGCTTCCCCTTTGAAAATTAATCTGAGACCCATTTTAGTTGAAGCGATTCCCATCTTGGCTTCTTTTTTGAGAAAGAATCAACGTGCCTTGAAACTAAGCACTTTGATGGCTTTGGACCTAATCATTAAAAACTACAATGACAGTCTCAAGCCTGCCATGATACAGTCCATCTTGAATGAGCTTCCACCTTTGATTGGAGAGAGTGATATGCACATTTCGCAAGTGGCCATTACGCTTCTTACCTCCTTGGCAAAGGTCTGTCCTTCCTCTCTCTTCAAAATTGGTGGCTCTGTTTTGTCCGAAGTTTTCTATTTGGTACATTCTCCTTTACTGCAAGGTGGGGCCCTCAATGCCATTCTTGATTTCTTTCAAGTGTTAGTTGTGACCAAAACAAGCAACATGGGTTTCAATGAACTTATGAAGGAGCTAACAGGCCCTTTCTATGGTCCTCAACAAAGTGATGTGCACGCTGTCATGCACAGGCAATCCTACTACTCTGTTGCTAAATGTGTGGCAGCCCTCTGCTCAACATGCCCCAAGGAGGCCACGGGCATGGTTGGTAACTTCATCCAAGATGTTAAGAGCACAAAGACATCTGATTCGGTGAAAATCCTGGCTTTTCTTTGTCTGGCAGAGGTGGGACGCACTATGAACCTCGGAGGGCAAAAAGAGCTAAAAACTGTCATCCTGGAGGCCTTTTCTTCCTCAAATGAGGAAGTCAAATCATCTGCCTCCTATGCTTTAGGCAACGTTTGCGTGGGGAACCTGAACGAATACCTTCCCTTCATGCTGAAAGAAATCGGAAGCCAACCAAAGAGGCAGTACCTCCTGCTGCATTCTTTGAAAGACGTCATCAGTTCATCCTCGGCCAACAGCTTGAAGCCCTATGTGGAGGAAATCTGGGCCCTTCTTTTTAAGCACTGTGAGTGCGCTGAGGAAGGAACACGCAATGTAGTTGCGGAGTGCCTTGGAAAACTGACCCTCGTCAACCCCTCCCAGTTACTTCCCCGGCTGAAAAGACAGCTGTCCTCAG GTTCACCACATGCTCGGAGCACTGTAGTCACTGCAATAAAGTTTACCATTGTGGATCACCCACTTCCCATAGATTCGCTTTTGATGGACTGCATCG GTGATTTTCTGAAGACCCTGCAAGACCCTGATCTGAATGTCCGACGTGTGGCCTTAGTGATGTTCaactctgcagctcacaacaaACCCTCCTTAATTCGTAACCTCTTGGGTGCTGTGCTTCCCCACCTGTACCACGAAACCCAGACCAGGAAAGACCTCATTCGGGAG GTGGAGATGGGTCCATTCAAACACACTGTGGACGATGGGCTTGATGTGAGGAAAGCAGCCTTTGAGTGCATGTACACATTGTTGGACAGCTGCTTGGACTGCCTGGACATCTTTGAATTCCTCAACCATGTGGAAGATGGCCTGAAGGATCATTATGATATCAGG ATGCTGACCTTCATCATGCTAACCAGGCTCTGCACCTTGTGTCCCAGTGCTGTCATGCAAAGACTGGACAGACTGGTGGAGCCTTTGAGAGCCACCTGCACTGCTAAG GTGAAGTCCGGCTCTGTGAAGCAGGAGTTTGAGAAACAGGATGAGCTGAAGCGGTCAGCGATGCGGGCTGTGGCGGCCCTCCTCACCATTCATGAAGTGGAGAAGAGTCCCGTCATGGCAGAGTTCACTGCCCAGATCAGAGCCAGCTCCGAGATGGCCTCCATATTCGAGAGCATCCAGAGAGACACCACCGCCTCCAGTGTTACAGAAACAATGGATACCAGCTAG
- the LOC102683799 gene encoding protein SSUH2 homolog isoform X1: protein MDKKPFLSAPVSSYGTIHPGPYVPPVSGTPGMVTPQAPNFEGAVAPPAMFDSVPGYEGTGIGSGGKFLPPPNPGPINPGTEPPPSQKEWNIPSISEETARSAFVSYASSKCCYSSTPAKQAVFSSLEAHNTYRYRLETFTESRSTEWAHEPYHGQPVDAYTQPAPGPWDIPVQAPALFTDSSYQVKVPYTSSVKGCHACIEMGRVPCKQCAGAGNKQCWVCHGSGCRLGGNMCSQCNGRGYEDCTFCGGQGTEPCNICSGSRQLLVYIKLTVKWTNNTSVHIGVQQSGFPADSFSKVSGNVIFVDSQYMVYPVTGFPDPSICQASQSLVREHQTQYSTSSRVLQQRQTIDLIPVTKVNYTWDGKAYSYFVYGVENKVKTDDYPAKCCCTVM from the exons ATGGATAAGAAGCCATTTTTAAG tgctccagtttcctcctatgGGACCATTCATCCAGGACCATATGTACCTCCAGTTTCAGGAACTCCAG GCATGGTTACCCCACAGGCGCCAAATTTCGAAGGAGCAGTTGCTCCACCTGCGATGTTTGATAGTGTTCCTGGCTATGAAGGAACTGGAATAGGAAGTGGTG GTAAATTTCTTCCTCCACCCAACCCTGGGCCTATTAACCCTGGAACAGAACCTCCACCATCTCAGAAAGAGTGGAA CATTCCATCAATCTCTGAAGAGACTGCTCGCTCTGCATTTGTGTCATACGCTTCCAGTAAGTGCTGTTACAGCTCAACTCCAGCAAAGCAAGCGGTATTCAGCAGTCTTGAAGCACACAACACATACAGA TATCGCTTAGAAACCTTCACTGAATCCAGGTCAACGGAATGGGCCCATGAACCATACCATG GCCAGCCTGTAGATGCCTATACTCAGCCTGCTCCTGGACCATGGGATATTCCAGTACAGGCCCCTGCTCTGTTTACTGATAGCAGTTATCAGGTCAAAGTCCCATACACCTCCTCTGTCAAG ggaTGTCACGCCTGCATAGAAATGGGTAGAGTTCCATGTAAACAGTGTGCTGGAGCTGGAAAT AAACAGTGCTGGGTGTGTCATGGCTCAGGGTGTCGTCTTGGGGGAAATATGTGCTCCCAGTGCAATGGCAGGGGATATGAGGA CTGCACGTTTTGTGGAGGCCAAGGAACAGAACCATGCAACATTTGCTCAGGAAGTCGGCAGCTCCTGGTCTACATTAAACTCACAGTAAAATG GACAAACAACACTTCAGTTCATATTGGAGTACAGCAGAGTGGGTTTCCAGCAGACTCCTTCAGCAAAGTGTCTGGAAATGTGATCTTTGTGGACTCTCAGTACATG GTGTATCCTGTGACAGGTTTCCCAGACCCGTCTATTTGTCAGGCGTCTCAGTCATTAGTGAGAGAACACCAAACGCAATACTCCACATCATCTCGCGTTCTTCAACAG cGACAGACCATTGACCTGATTCCTGTCACTAAAGTGAATTACACATGGGATGGAAAAGCCTACAGTTACTTTGTCTATGGCGTGGAGAATAAAGTCAAAACAGATGACTACCCAGCCAAGTGCTGCTGCACAGTAATGTAG
- the rpl32 gene encoding large ribosomal subunit protein eL32: protein MAALRPLVKPKIVKKRTKKFIRHQSDRYVKIKKNWRKPRGIDNRVRRRFKGQILMPNIGYGSNKKTKHMLPSGFRKFLVHNVKELEVLMMSNKTHCAEIAHNVSSKNRKIIVERAAQLAIKVTNPNARLRSEENE, encoded by the exons ATGGCAGCCCTACGACCTTTAGTGAAGCCGAAAATTGTAAAGAAGCGAACCAAGAAGTTCATCCGCCATCAGTCAGACCGTTATGTCAAGATCAAG AAAAACTGGCGCAAACCCAGAGGTATTGACAACAGGGTTCGTAGGCGATTCAAGGGCCAGATCCTGATGCCAAATATTGGTTATGGAAGcaacaaaaagacaaaacacatGCTGCCATCTGGGTTTAGGAAGTTTCTGGTCCACAATGTCAAGGAGTTGGAAGTACTCATGATGAGCAACAA gacTCACTGTGCAGAGATTGCCCACAACGTTTCCTCAAAGAACAGGAAGATCATCGTGGAGAGAGCGGCGCAGCTTGCCATCAAGGTCACCAATCCTAACGCCAGACTACGCAGCGAAGAGAACGAGTAA
- the LOC102683587 gene encoding protein SSUH2 homolog isoform X1, whose translation MEKQPLLSDQGEVPKYTFPGQQHHDAQNAGANAGPGQPEAVRPSAPPSATMDTVPGYEGIGAGGGDLPPPYPGDVPVQMPTPQPLEAPWQIPSISESVAQEAFIKYASSKCCYSTKPAKEMVFTDLQAHNTFRYRLETFTESRSTNWDSEPYNGQVADAYCGVAPKPWDIPVTTPALFKDNTKALKVPFTSSVKGCHTCLGLGLTACRHCVSSGWIQCSGCQGSGTRFSSDRCITCSGRGRVRCSYCSGRGSHQCKTCSGKGKLLCFIKLTVKWKNNVKEYAVDTRSGFPMDQIFSVSGEKVFSDTHPLVSPIRGFPADKINEASENSVREHFAQFSSSCRIMQQRQTIELVPITRVHYIWKENANFFFVYGNEHKVYTDDYPATCCCTLL comes from the exons ATGGAGAAACAACCTTTGTTAAG tGACCAAGGGGAAGTACCAAAATATACATTCCCAGGCCAGCAGCACCATGATGCCCAAAATGCAG GAGCTAATGCAGGACCAGGCCAGCCAGAGGCTGTTAGACCATCAGCCCCGCCTTCAGCAACAATGGATACTGTTCCAGGATATGAAGGAATTGGAGCAGGAGGGGGTG ACCTTCCCCCACCATACCCTGGGGACGTGCCAGTTCAAATGCCAACTCCCCAGCCTCTTGAAGCACCCTGGCA AATTCCTTCCATCAGTGAAAGTGTTGCTCAGGAAGCCTTCATTAAGTATGCTTCCAGTAAGTGTTGCTATAGCACTAAACCTGCTAAAGAGATGGTGTTTACCGATTTACAGGCTCACAATACCTTTAGG TACCGACTCGAGACGTTTACTGAATCCAGATCAACAAACTGGGATAGTGAGCCTTACAATG GTCAGGTGGCGGATGCTTACTGTGGAGTGGCTCCAAAGCCGTGGGACATTCCTGTTACAACCCCTGCACTCTTTAAGGACAACACAAAAGCTCTGAAAGTGCCCTTCACATCGTCTGTCAAG GGATGCCATACCTGTCTGGGACTGGGCCTGACTGCCTGCAGACACTGTGTGTCATCTGGATGG ATTCAGTGCAGTGGGTGTCAAGGTTCAGGGACGCGCTTTTCTTCCGATAGATGCATTACCTGCAGCGGCAGGGGGCGAGTCCG gtgCTCATATTGTTCTGGAAGGGGATCACACCAGTGTAAGACTTGCAGTGGAAAAGGGAAGCTTCTGTGCTTTATCAAGCTAACAGTGAAATG GAAAAACAATGTGAAAGAATATGCAGTGGACACTCGGTCAGGCTTCCCAATGGATCAAATATTCAGTGTTTCTGGAGAAAAAGTCTTCTCTGATACACATCCACTG GTGAGTCCTATCAGGGGTTTTCCCGCGGATAAAATTAACGAGGCCTCAGAAAATTCGGTGAGAGAGCACTTTGCCCAGTTCTCATCATCCTGCCGTATCATGCAACAG aGACAAACCATTGAACTGGTTCCCATCACACGTGTCCACTACATCTGGAAAGAAAATGCTAATTTCTTCTTTGTATATGGAAATGAGCATAAGGTCTACACAGATGACTACCCTGCAACATGCTGCTGCACTCTGTTATAA